In Quercus robur chromosome 10, dhQueRobu3.1, whole genome shotgun sequence, a genomic segment contains:
- the LOC126702374 gene encoding LIM domain-containing protein WLIM1-like: MATFAGTTQKCKACEKTVYFVDQLTADSKVYHKACFRCHHCKGTLKLSNYSSFEGVLYCKPHFDQLFKMTGSLDKSFEGTPRTVRADRSANQVQTNSRVSSLFGGTKEKCVACNKTVYPIEKVAVDGESYHKSCFRCTHGGCVISPSNYVAHEHRLYCKHHHTQLFKQKGNFSQFGNGKNEQVTVVAVAVAENAAAE, from the exons ATGGCAACGTTTGCAGGGACTACCCAAAAGTGCAAGGCATGTGAGAAAACTGTGTACTTTGTTGATCAGCTTACTGCTGATAGCAAGGTCTACCACAAGGCTTGCTTCAGATGTCACCACTGTAAGGGTACCCTTAAG CTGAGCAATTATAGCTCCTTTGAGGGTGTTTTGTATTGCAAGCCTCACTTTGATCAACTGTTTAAAATGACTGGCAGCTTGGATAAAAGTTTTGAAG GTACTCCAAGAACTGTTAGAGCTGACAGATCTGCCAATCAG GTCCAGACCAACAGCAGAGTTTCAAGTTTGTTTGGTGGGACTAAAGAAAAATGTGTTGCTTGCAATAAAACTGTCTACCCAATTGAAAAG GTGGCGGTTGATGGTGAATCATATCATAAGTCTTGCTTCAGGTGCACTCATGGAGGGTGTGTGATCAGCCCATCAAACTATGTAGCCCATGAACATCGTCTGTATTGTAAGCACCACCACACCCAACTATTCAAGCAGAAGGGAAACTTCAGCCAATTTGGCAATGGCAAGAATGAACAAGTTACGGTGGTAGCTGTAGCTGTAGCTGAGAATGCAGCAGCAGAATAG